In Cryptococcus decagattii chromosome 1, complete sequence, the sequence GAAGGCTATGAGGAAAAGAGTCAACACCCGCTCTCGTATGAAATAAATTTACTCACGATGCTCTGATCATACCGGCTCAATATTCGTGAAACAGCGCGTTATCTGTACacatctctttccacaCGTTTTCAAAGTTGTATATAAAATAAGTCCCACTATTGATACTATATTTTACCGTTATGCATGTTTGTGTAGATAAGGACGTTATCTGGAAATGGTAGACATCTTTGGGAAAGGGTTTGTCTTGCCCAAAAcgaccatcttcttctcgtgTGAGATGTAACCCTTCAAATATCCCTGCACAACGTCAGCCTCCATTCTCTGCCTTCATCCaacagaaggaaaggaaacACGAGGACGGCAGAAAAATTACTTACCCGATAGATCATATTCGCCACCATACACTCCACCTCATCCGACTCCACATCCACCCCATGCAACTTCAGCGCCAACCTAAATGTCTCTATTGGAATTCTCGTCGACTTATCACTCGCCATCCACGCCTTTTTGAACAGTGACCTCAGACacccttctctcgctctctccaccaccagcCATACTGACATGCCCACCAACCGGATTTGGGCCCATTCGAGGCGACGATCATACTCTTCGACGTCCCCATTTTTGATAGCTTTTATGAAAGGGGAGAAGACGAGTTCTAAACGAGGATGTTGGGAAAGGAGCGAGTTGGAGGGAAAGCAGCCGTGCAGGAGACGGAGGGGGATGAGGTATGTGAGGATTAATCTAGGTGGAGTATTTAGTACGAACAGCGCACAGAAATTGATTTTGGACTTCGGACGCACTCTTGGTTACGTTTTGCATCAGGTGGGCAGTGTTTCAGAGCCCAGCTTAACTCTTCATCCGCCTGCATAGATCCACACATCAGCTTACGATCATCATTCACGGCAAAAGAGAGTCACTTTCttatcttctccattcAAAAACGCCAACATCCCAATGTAGAAATGCCAAGTAACCTTACTTCTTGTTAGCACCTACTTCCATTACATTTTTCTATACGCAAACCGCTAACATACCTGATCCGGTAAAGGCGCAGTGTCCACAGATGGCGTCTTGGGGTCGGAGACGACTGCTCTTATGATATTCTTACAGAGATTGGGCTTGCCGACCTAATACACATATAAGCATCCCATTTTCGCCAGAAATATGGGtggggagagaagagaagacaCACCTTGAAATAACACTTGATAGTCAAGCAAGCGGTGTGATAAAcaccccttcttcttgattcTCCGCCCTTAAATTGTCTGAAATGATCCTATTAGTCACGTGTCTGTATTGAGGAGAACTGTACAGAGACTTACCGATCAGTAGCACACAAAGAGAATGCCTTACTGACTGTCCTCGTGCAGATTTCAAGCGAGGGCATCTTACCCGTTTCAGCGTAGATTGTTTGGTCGGCCTTTTCTCTATGTCAGTACTGATTTGTCTCTGACGATCGACAAAACTCACTTGCTCGGCAAGGTCTCTCAAGTCGTTCAACATCATATACAAAACAGGCAAAACCCATGACGATTGATCTACAAACCATCGATAGAAAAGGGATAATACCTTGTCTTGTTGGTTGAACCTATAGCCTTTCAGTTTTGATACTCCAAGTAAAGCAATGGATAAAGATGCTCACGCTTCAGTATAATCCTTTGTCTTGTATAGCGCGTAAACACAAGCGCAATGTCGTACAGCAATTTCATCCCACAAATCGGGCAGCGTGTGCCCCGGGTTCTTCAATCGTTTCTCCTAATCATATCCATAAGTATTAACGTGTCCTTTCGTTTGGGATATAGACGACCTACATCAATAGCACCAACCGTATCGGCGATACCCTTCGCAGCCTTGCCGTGAACAGATAAAagccgaagaagaggagtgggATCTTCGTGTTGAAGTGGGTGTGTGAAGCTGTTGACAAACTGCTGGTACTTCATTATGGCCAAAATTTGAATATGGGGAAGACAACGATTTGAAGACCAGCAACACTCGTAATGCGCAATCGATGTCTTTACCGCCATTTTTGGCGCGGTGGAGGCTGGCCAGGCACTCTGTACATAATGATGAAGGCAAATGATAACTGTCTGGCTCTAGTTGGCAACCTATGCATCGCTTTATCACATGGGCAACATCTTCTTTACTCGAACTTCTGCAGTGCTATACATGCGAGCGAATCAATTTGTGTCCTCCGGATCCTTGCCTCACTGAAAATACAGTAGTGAATGACTGCTATTCTGTTGACCTTTGGAATAGTTTACGTAATAGTAGTTGCCTTAAGTAAGCACCCATATTAAAAGTTAAACATTCTTCACAGATTGTCGGTTCTCCGGATCCGGGGGGAAGTGGTGATTATTTTCGACAATTCTGGTCTCTCTTCAACAGCATAAATAGTCTACAACGCATCGCTACTACGCTCACATTTAGCGCCTTTTTCGATTCTTTCACTTTTCAATTTCAACGAAAAGAACAGCAGCAGAGACTCATTTAAAAACTTTGTCAGCATGGCCGTCCGTACGTTGCTCCAACTCTTTAGTCTGCCTCGCACTAGCTCACTCTTTCGTTAGGTACCCAATTCGAAAACTCTACAGACATTGGTGTCTTCTCCAAGCTCACCAACTCGTATGTTAAAGCTGTTAATTATTGAGCAAGACACAAGGCTGACTCTATCCAAAGCTACTGTCTCACAGCTCTCGCTTCTTCTACAAACTTTTACTCTGTCTTTGAAGCTGAGCTCGCCGACGTCGTGCCCATCGTCCACACCACCATCGGCGGCACTCGAATCGTCGGTCGTCTCACCGCCGGTAACAGACATGGTCTCCTCGTTCCCAGCTCCACCACCGACCAAGAACTGCAACATCTCCGAaactctcttcctcccactGTCGCCATTCAGCGAGTAGAAGAGCGTCTATCGGCTTTGGGGAATGTTATTGCTTGTAACGACTATGTAGCTTTGGTGCATCCCGATATAGATCGAGAGACAGAAGAGATTATTGCCGATACACTCAAAGTTGAAGTTTTCCGACAAACTATTGCCGGCAACGTTCTCGTTGGCTCTTACTGTGCCCTCTCAAACCAGGGTGGTCTCGTCCACCCCAAGACTTCCCGATCAGAATTGGACGAGTTGTCTTCCCTCTTGCAGGTCCCTCTTGTGGCGGGTACAGTGAACCGAGGTTCAGAGGTTATTGGTGCCGGTTTGGTCGTGAATGACTGGTGTGCTTTCACTGGCTTGGACACAACGGCCACCGAGGTTAGCGTCATTGAGGCAACTTTCCGTGAGTTTGTCCTCTTGCTGAAAC encodes:
- a CDS encoding eukaryotic translation initiation factor 6, which translates into the protein MAVRTQFENSTDIGVFSKLTNSYCLTALASSTNFYSVFEAELADVVPIVHTTIGGTRIVGRLTAGNRHGLLVPSSTTDQELQHLRNSLPPTVAIQRVEERLSALGNVIACNDYVALVHPDIDRETEEIIADTLKVEVFRQTIAGNVLVGSYCALSNQGGLVHPKTSRSELDELSSLLQVPLVAGTVNRGSEVIGAGLVVNDWCAFTGLDTTATEVSVIEATFRLQGQTSTAVINEMRDSLIDHYA